The proteins below are encoded in one region of Manis pentadactyla isolate mManPen7 chromosome 2, mManPen7.hap1, whole genome shotgun sequence:
- the ELOVL7 gene encoding elongation of very long chain fatty acids protein 7 isoform X1 produces the protein MAFIDLTSRTVHLYDNWMKDADPRVENWFLMSSPLPQTIILGLYVYFVTSLGPKLMENRKPFELKKAMITYNFFIVLFSVYMCYEFVMSGWGTGYSFRCDIVDYSRSPTALRMARTCWLYYFSKFIELLDTIFFVLRKKNSQVTFLHVFHHTIMPWTWWFGVKFAAGGLGTFHALLNTAVHVVMYSYYGLCALGPAYQKYLWWKKYLTSLQLVQFIIVTIHIGQFFFMEDCKYQFPVFQYIIMSYGCIFLLLFLHFWYRAYIKGQRLPKTVKNGICKSKDH, from the exons ATCCAAGAGTTGAAAACTGGTTCCTCATGTCCTCACCTCTGCCGCAAACCATCATCCTGGGACTCTATGTCTATTTCGTAACTTCTCTGGGACCAAAGCTCATGGAGAATCGAAAGCCCTTTGAGCTCAAGAAAGCGATGATAACGTACaattttttcatagtactcttttctgtgtatatgtgttatgAG TTTGTGATGTCTGGCTGGGGCACAGGTTACTCATTTCGATGTGATATTGTTGACTATTCACGGTCACCTACAGCATTGAGA ATGGCACGGACCTGCTGGCTTTACTACTTCTCCAAATTTATTGAACTGTTAGATACT aTCTTTTTTGTTCTGCGTAAGAAAAATAGCCAAGTGACTTTCCTGCATGTCTTCCATCACACCATCATGCCATGGACCTGGTGGTTTGGAGTCAAATTTGCTGCAG GTGGCCTGGGAACATTCCATGCCTTACTAAATACAGCTGTACATGTAGTGATGTATTCCTACTATGGACTGTGTGCATTGGGACCAGCCTACCAGAAGTATTTGTggtggaaaaaatatttgacatcATTACAGCTT GTCCAGTTCATTATTGTCACCATCCACATAGGCCAGTTCTTTTTCATGGAGGATTGCAAGTACCAGTTTCCAGTCTTTCAGTACATCATTATGAGTTATGGGTGCATCTTTCTGCTGCTCTTCCTCCATTTTTGGTACCGTGCTTACATCAAAGGTCAGAGGCTGCCCAAAACTGTGAAAAATGGAATCTGCAAAAGCAAAGATCACTGA
- the ELOVL7 gene encoding elongation of very long chain fatty acids protein 7 isoform X2 produces MLFVMSGWGTGYSFRCDIVDYSRSPTALRMARTCWLYYFSKFIELLDTIFFVLRKKNSQVTFLHVFHHTIMPWTWWFGVKFAAGGLGTFHALLNTAVHVVMYSYYGLCALGPAYQKYLWWKKYLTSLQLVQFIIVTIHIGQFFFMEDCKYQFPVFQYIIMSYGCIFLLLFLHFWYRAYIKGQRLPKTVKNGICKSKDH; encoded by the exons TTTGTGATGTCTGGCTGGGGCACAGGTTACTCATTTCGATGTGATATTGTTGACTATTCACGGTCACCTACAGCATTGAGA ATGGCACGGACCTGCTGGCTTTACTACTTCTCCAAATTTATTGAACTGTTAGATACT aTCTTTTTTGTTCTGCGTAAGAAAAATAGCCAAGTGACTTTCCTGCATGTCTTCCATCACACCATCATGCCATGGACCTGGTGGTTTGGAGTCAAATTTGCTGCAG GTGGCCTGGGAACATTCCATGCCTTACTAAATACAGCTGTACATGTAGTGATGTATTCCTACTATGGACTGTGTGCATTGGGACCAGCCTACCAGAAGTATTTGTggtggaaaaaatatttgacatcATTACAGCTT GTCCAGTTCATTATTGTCACCATCCACATAGGCCAGTTCTTTTTCATGGAGGATTGCAAGTACCAGTTTCCAGTCTTTCAGTACATCATTATGAGTTATGGGTGCATCTTTCTGCTGCTCTTCCTCCATTTTTGGTACCGTGCTTACATCAAAGGTCAGAGGCTGCCCAAAACTGTGAAAAATGGAATCTGCAAAAGCAAAGATCACTGA